A segment of the Limnochordia bacterium genome:
CAAGGCAGCTTGTCCAGCTTGTTTTATCCTTTTTCGGTCATCGGTAAAGTAAATTCCTGTTTCACAGAAGGCTTCAAATAATCGCTTTTTGCTGCCCCTCACTGCAACCCGCGGACTGATGATCGGTGGCAAATCCTGCAGTGAATAGCGCACCATATCCGGTAGACCAAGGAACTTGGGGCAAAAGGTTTGCTTGCCTCGATAATTGACCATGCGGGGGATAAAAATGTAGTCTGCCTGCTCCTTTAGTGCTTCAACATGGCCATGATATACTTTAATTGGAATACACGCATCGGTGACAGTTTCCTCTACGCCAGCATCAAGAATATTCTTGGTTGTTTGTGGCGAGACTATAACTCTTACGCCAAGTTCATGGAAAAACGTTTTCCACATGGGGTAGAAGGTATAGAAAAAAAGCCCGCGCGGTATACCTACAGTCATATCTAACATAGGCTTACCCTCCAGGCGTGTGGTACACGATTATCACTCTTACTACTTCCAACAGGAATTATACCCACAATATAGATAGGATGTCAATTACCGCTGTTCTAAATAGATGCACCAATCGATCTATGACTTGGAACAACCATGATTAGTGCAATCCTGGTTGGACACTATCTGATCTAGCCTAGGTTCTTTCTTAAGAATCTCAGTTGCACCTCCCGGTGCAGTGCCCCCGCGCCGTCATGGCCATTAAAAGGATAGATACAGATGTCCTTTTCGCTCTTGATACGGTTGTATGTCGCAAAATAGCATTCTGGTGGACAGATGTTATCCCTAAGGCCTACAGAAGCAAGAACCTTGCACTTTATGGCATCGGCCATATTCATGGTATCAAAATAGGAGAGGGTTCTAAGTACCTGATCTGTCTGTTCAGGGTAATTCCTCAGGTAATCGCCAACTGCTCCGAAGACCCCATGGGCCCCTGCGACACGTCTGGTTAAGTCGCTATTGCTTGGTACTTGGGCCATAGCCAAGAACGGTCGCGGGTCAAGAGCACTAACAGCCATGACCAGTCCGCCCCCTTGACTTGTTCCTTCAAGAATAATTCGGGATGAATCGACCTCTTCCTGGGCACAGGCAAAATCAATGGCTTTAAGGCAATCCATATAGACCGCCCGGTAATAGTATTCGTCTTTATCTAAAAGGCCTTTGGTGCTCATTACTTGCGCATTCCCCCACGAATAGGTGGCTAGATTACCTGTAGGGCCACCTTGGCCCCGGCAATCCATCGATAGGACGGCGACTCCCATCAAGACCCAATGGGCAAAATCCGATGGCACTCCTCGGTTGCCCCGGGCCCCATGGTAATGAATTAAACAGGGAAGCTTGTTATTGCTAGTGAAGGTCGGCACAAGATACCAACCGTGAATAGGGGTTTGGTCAAACCCATGGTAGGTAATATCGTACACTTGAATATAAGGACTAGGAAAAGCATGTGGTTTTCGTGTGGGGTTCAGTGGTACCCCTTTGGCCTGGGCGATGGTTCTTGCCCAAAACGTGTCGAAATCCTCCTCCTTGGTCAAAGGAGGATAATACTCGTAAAGATGTTTTGCTGCATGATTAATATAGTCCATGGTTTTGGTAGTGGGATGCTTCTCCCACCGGTCTGTTCCCACCTTTCCTTGGTTTACCGTCGGCACATTCGAAGCTACTCTAGGGTGAAGCCATAGAGCTTAACCTGTCTGGCTCCTCGGGTAGCTTTGGGAGTAAAGCGGATGCCTTGGGCGGCAAGATCCAAATCTACATACACTAACCTTTGGTAGTTATTCTTGATGGCTTTGATATGTTGCCACTGACCATCGACTAGGGCTTCAATTTCAAAGTCCGTGACCAGCTCTTGTGGTAGTGCTGCTGGTTGTCTTCCTTCCAACCAAGTAAAGGTGAAGGACCGGTCCAACCCGGTATCAAAGACAAAACGGGCCCTTTTTACGTGCTTTACAGCACCAAAGGTATAAGTGATACAGTCATTAACA
Coding sequences within it:
- a CDS encoding acetylxylan esterase, with the translated sequence MPTVNQGKVGTDRWEKHPTTKTMDYINHAAKHLYEYYPPLTKEEDFDTFWARTIAQAKGVPLNPTRKPHAFPSPYIQVYDITYHGFDQTPIHGWYLVPTFTSNNKLPCLIHYHGARGNRGVPSDFAHWVLMGVAVLSMDCRGQGGPTGNLATYSWGNAQVMSTKGLLDKDEYYYRAVYMDCLKAIDFACAQEEVDSSRIILEGTSQGGGLVMAVSALDPRPFLAMAQVPSNSDLTRRVAGAHGVFGAVGDYLRNYPEQTDQVLRTLSYFDTMNMADAIKCKVLASVGLRDNICPPECYFATYNRIKSEKDICIYPFNGHDGAGALHREVQLRFLRKNLG